The following proteins come from a genomic window of Fusibacter sp. A1:
- a CDS encoding GGDEF domain-containing protein, which produces MLDIRTISVLTIVYNLILGIIMLIYSFKKEGSKGIKNVGLGLIFAGTGFLFIAYRDFISEFFTVIVSNTLIIMGVMSIFHGLSYFITHKKRNKAFEWVALLLMIALFIQFTYFQPNINMRVVIISIYQIVYFYRIAHLLIFKVPKLLERIGLVLSLVFLLAILVSMVRIYSTLIEQPIDNLMSAGSIHALAIILYQLLPFNLSLGMFWISITVYEEKLEVQAMTDYLTTLYNRAAILKLGEAELKRARRHAYPVGVVMCDIDHFKRINDTYGHDAGDVTLKTVSDIIRSNIRLSDMVGRFGGEEFLLIIPDITQLNLLQLVNKIRLLIEEHTIQYDKHEIKVTLSFGVDLIGPDSYHLTDAIKSADEALYMAKANGRNRVEFN; this is translated from the coding sequence ATGTTAGATATCAGAACAATATCCGTACTGACCATAGTTTACAATCTGATCCTCGGAATAATTATGCTCATATACAGCTTCAAAAAAGAGGGGTCTAAAGGAATCAAGAATGTAGGATTAGGGCTTATCTTTGCTGGAACGGGATTTTTATTTATCGCATATCGGGATTTTATTTCAGAGTTTTTCACGGTGATCGTGAGCAACACACTTATCATTATGGGTGTGATGAGCATATTTCACGGTTTGAGCTATTTTATCACTCATAAAAAGAGAAATAAAGCGTTTGAATGGGTGGCTCTCCTACTTATGATCGCACTATTTATACAGTTCACCTATTTTCAACCCAACATCAACATGAGGGTTGTCATCATCTCAATCTATCAGATTGTTTATTTTTATCGTATTGCCCATCTATTGATTTTCAAAGTCCCAAAGCTGCTTGAACGTATCGGTCTAGTACTTAGCCTCGTATTTCTTCTTGCCATTTTGGTGAGCATGGTCAGGATCTATAGCACACTAATCGAGCAACCGATTGATAATCTTATGTCGGCAGGTTCAATCCATGCACTTGCTATCATACTCTATCAACTGTTGCCATTCAACTTGAGTCTAGGTATGTTCTGGATTTCCATTACTGTGTATGAAGAAAAATTGGAAGTACAAGCAATGACCGATTATTTGACGACACTATACAATCGAGCTGCGATACTCAAATTAGGAGAAGCTGAACTTAAAAGAGCGAGAAGACATGCGTACCCGGTTGGAGTGGTCATGTGCGATATAGATCATTTTAAGAGAATAAACGACACCTATGGACATGATGCCGGTGATGTCACACTTAAGACAGTTTCGGATATCATCCGTAGTAATATAAGGCTGAGCGATATGGTTGGACGCTTTGGTGGTGAGGAGTTTCTGCTGATCATTCCAGATATCACGCAACTCAATCTGTTGCAGCTGGTAAATAAGATAAGGCTGCTGATTGAGGAGCATACTATACAATACGACAAGCATGAGATCAAAGTCACTTTGAGTTTTGGAGTTGATTTGATCGGTCCTGACAGTTATCACCTGACAGATGCCATCAAATCGGCCGACGAGGCCTTATATATGGCCAAGGCAAATGGTCGCAACAGAGTGGAGTTCAACTAG
- a CDS encoding sensor histidine kinase has protein sequence MKNRTLKFDLLSNLIVSTLFTTIIIILFISVLLSTYIKREQQFKNDALSNAVNLQIESYFTDIENALKGLQDVLFTYEMIQDSNKDEYMVEFLEVNQNFSEVYLLDLDGKVMKTYPQNMQHIGLDYSNFDYFKTAKSKPDHIIWSNIFYEHYTKNPLATVSLKSDSVVLVGVLCLENFSKLVDSINVDVDNMIAITDSTGTYFAHTDQSFVDLREKDPYITQMIASGDFSVKKVRVSERTMFLSATYFEDAGWSVLIFQSTDSIKRQIAYNIAVILVIALVALALSLYFTHHKVTLIAKRLLELAKGTQIISQGVYDYTLEESKYVELNELSRNFKTMSAEIQNREAQIKDNKEEMQRMNQRLENLVYERTLELEKSNMELAQTIIDLKHTQNILIQSEKMASLGQLVAGVTHEMMTPIGSIVTLCSYMVKELEQIEADFTNQHLSKSELELFFKDQMESLLLITNSAQRTKEFVSSLKKTSVDQVSMEKREFEICSTVEDVIRSMKVTLKNSNVSVDHHCQVDKPILSYPGAITQILLNLMNNAIKHAFIDRATGKVTITTSLEGSTVTLVIYDDGIGMTPEVRKRLFEPFFTTARDQGGSGLGMSIIENLVTTLLGGTITCDSKLDKGTSYTITFGL, from the coding sequence ATGAAAAACAGAACGCTAAAATTCGACCTCCTTTCCAACCTGATTGTAAGCACCCTCTTCACTACCATAATCATTATCTTATTTATTTCAGTACTCCTCAGCACCTATATAAAAAGAGAACAGCAGTTTAAAAACGATGCCTTATCGAATGCGGTGAATCTTCAAATAGAAAGTTATTTTACCGATATCGAAAACGCGTTGAAAGGCTTACAAGATGTCCTTTTTACCTATGAGATGATTCAGGATTCCAACAAAGACGAATACATGGTTGAATTTCTTGAGGTGAATCAAAACTTCTCAGAAGTCTATTTGCTGGATCTGGACGGAAAAGTAATGAAGACTTATCCCCAAAACATGCAACACATAGGTCTCGATTACTCGAACTTCGATTATTTCAAAACCGCAAAATCAAAACCTGATCACATCATCTGGTCCAATATTTTTTATGAGCATTACACAAAAAATCCACTTGCGACTGTCAGCTTGAAATCCGATTCGGTTGTTTTAGTCGGTGTGTTATGCCTTGAGAACTTTTCAAAGTTAGTCGACAGCATCAATGTGGATGTCGACAATATGATCGCCATCACCGACTCTACAGGAACCTACTTCGCCCATACCGACCAAAGCTTTGTCGATCTTAGGGAAAAGGATCCATACATCACTCAGATGATCGCCTCTGGGGACTTTTCTGTAAAGAAAGTCCGCGTCAGCGAAAGAACGATGTTTCTTAGTGCGACTTACTTTGAAGATGCTGGGTGGTCGGTGCTCATTTTCCAGTCCACAGACTCCATAAAGAGGCAAATTGCATATAACATCGCAGTAATTCTTGTAATCGCCTTGGTCGCTCTAGCCCTCTCTCTCTATTTCACTCATCATAAGGTCACCCTGATCGCCAAAAGATTGTTGGAGCTTGCCAAGGGAACTCAGATCATATCACAAGGCGTGTACGACTATACCCTAGAAGAATCCAAGTACGTTGAACTCAATGAACTAAGTCGAAACTTTAAAACCATGTCTGCAGAAATTCAAAATCGCGAAGCTCAGATCAAGGACAACAAAGAAGAAATGCAGCGGATGAATCAGCGGCTGGAGAATTTGGTTTATGAACGCACGCTGGAGCTCGAAAAGTCGAATATGGAGCTAGCCCAGACAATCATCGACCTAAAGCACACTCAAAACATACTGATCCAATCCGAGAAAATGGCTTCTCTTGGTCAATTGGTCGCAGGTGTGACCCACGAAATGATGACTCCGATCGGAAGCATAGTAACGCTTTGCTCCTATATGGTCAAGGAGCTTGAACAGATTGAAGCCGACTTCACAAACCAGCATCTTTCAAAGTCTGAGCTCGAGCTTTTTTTCAAGGATCAGATGGAATCATTACTGCTGATCACCAATAGCGCGCAAAGAACAAAGGAGTTCGTATCGAGTCTAAAGAAAACATCCGTCGATCAGGTGTCGATGGAAAAGCGTGAATTCGAAATCTGCTCCACTGTAGAAGATGTGATACGAAGCATGAAAGTCACACTTAAAAATTCCAATGTATCCGTCGACCATCATTGTCAAGTCGATAAACCTATCCTCAGTTACCCCGGGGCCATCACTCAAATCCTTCTCAACCTTATGAACAACGCGATCAAACATGCCTTTATCGATAGAGCTACAGGCAAGGTCACTATCACGACCTCCCTTGAGGGAAGTACAGTGACACTTGTCATCTATGATGACGGAATCGGAATGACCCCCGAGGTTCGTAAACGGCTATTTGAACCCTTCTTCACCACAGCCCGTGATCAGGGCGGTAGCGGATTGGGAATGAGCATCATCGAAAATCTGGTGACCACGCTCTTAGGCGGTACGATCACATGCGACAGCAAGCTTGATAAAGGGACTTCCTACACCATCACTTTCGGTCTTTAA
- a CDS encoding GNAT family N-acetyltransferase — translation MSKIILRRPLLADRQKLETFFKLMVESTFIMEGIGHLTEMIVEETEDKIKRFLQDLETDGESSYFIIAEWNDEIVGTIAISECNELIIEGSLGELEGTVEVNTVFVRPDKQNHGIGKMLMKAMTNHLRKRNVSSFCMDSGYKRAQSIWTHLYGLPDYVMFDYWEEESHHMIWRVPIT, via the coding sequence ATGTCAAAAATAATCTTAAGGAGACCTCTTTTAGCAGACCGTCAGAAACTGGAGACATTCTTCAAATTGATGGTCGAAAGCACCTTCATAATGGAGGGCATCGGTCACCTGACTGAGATGATTGTCGAGGAAACGGAAGATAAGATAAAGAGGTTTCTCCAGGACCTTGAGACAGATGGTGAGTCGTCGTATTTCATCATCGCCGAGTGGAACGATGAGATTGTTGGAACGATAGCGATCAGTGAATGCAATGAACTGATCATCGAAGGAAGTCTTGGAGAGCTAGAGGGTACTGTGGAAGTCAATACCGTGTTTGTACGCCCCGATAAGCAGAATCATGGAATCGGAAAGATGCTGATGAAGGCGATGACAAACCACTTAAGGAAGAGGAATGTCAGTAGTTTTTGCATGGATAGCGGATACAAGAGAGCGCAATCCATTTGGACGCACCTTTACGGTCTTCCGGATTACGTCATGTTCGATTACTGGGAAGAGGAAAGTCATCATATGATTTGGAGAGTCCCTATCACTTAA
- a CDS encoding ABC transporter substrate-binding protein, producing MSPSISTNLLSDLDDNFVRVISASKYEGDAHVKVLTEYHDTIKAAVVYDMSNPQYSEPIYERFKTLYEEKGASVVYTNTLNSESIDYEKIAVEIYRSGAQGVVLIANTVDSSNIIQQVARKDKDLIISNSGWSVNYDLIERSGKASEQIYGIAAYITDYDGTDYREFAKEYEERFCEVPFFSAHTTYDAVMALSQAMRQSESLAIDDVKKALLYIGDFNGLQTDFSLNEYGDATRSNMLLRVEDGKFILVEELD from the coding sequence GTGAGCCCCTCCATCAGTACGAACCTGTTGAGCGATCTTGACGATAATTTTGTTCGGGTTATCTCAGCCAGTAAATACGAAGGTGATGCGCATGTCAAAGTGTTGACAGAATATCACGATACCATCAAAGCCGCTGTCGTCTATGATATGTCGAATCCACAGTATTCCGAACCCATCTACGAACGATTCAAAACCCTTTATGAAGAAAAGGGTGCTAGCGTTGTCTACACGAATACCTTGAATTCAGAGTCCATAGATTATGAAAAAATCGCAGTAGAAATTTACCGTTCCGGAGCACAAGGTGTGGTCTTGATTGCAAATACGGTCGATTCGTCAAATATCATTCAGCAAGTAGCAAGGAAAGACAAGGATTTGATTATCAGCAACAGCGGTTGGTCGGTGAACTATGACCTGATTGAACGAAGCGGCAAAGCCAGCGAGCAAATCTATGGCATCGCAGCGTATATCACCGACTACGATGGAACGGACTATCGTGAATTTGCCAAGGAGTATGAAGAAAGGTTCTGTGAAGTCCCATTCTTCTCAGCCCATACCACCTATGATGCGGTGATGGCACTTTCACAAGCGATGAGGCAAAGCGAGTCCCTTGCGATCGATGATGTAAAGAAAGCCTTGCTTTATATTGGTGATTTCAATGGCTTGCAGACCGATTTTTCACTTAATGAATACGGAGATGCTACTCGTTCCAACATGCTTCTTCGGGTAGAAGATGGAAAATTCATACTCGTTGAAGAATTAGACTAG
- a CDS encoding M20/M25/M40 family metallo-hydrolase, producing the protein MVNINTHYKNVNGVNRLGAVVTKQLAQLGFKNQTYNQAEVGNIHFYTNNPDGQYDYLIIGNLDNATSIGQQKYFTKNDQRYLGSGTWENKGGLVTMIYALKSLKYSRLLKKAKIGILLTTDDSQHGIYSKDIIKLKSESAKTVLGLHGAFLDGGLVTSRSGSAYYSLNFALKSQVNNFDVATAASVFSKIISDWTKLSSTEAGIIVSPQKIKFNSNISEPFVHGEVGLSVRYNNSSDFQLLDRNIRKAIPYNKYKDTLDFHFEGGMRRPPMKMSSSDQELVDQVKTLSKRLDIKICEEHRWSSADICLADQVKRRIDGFGPNGIKKTDGYEYILKHTINEKALLLAMLLGNID; encoded by the coding sequence ATGGTCAACATAAATACACATTATAAAAATGTGAACGGTGTCAATAGACTAGGTGCTGTCGTAACTAAGCAACTGGCGCAACTTGGTTTTAAAAACCAGACATACAACCAGGCTGAAGTCGGCAACATTCATTTTTACACCAATAATCCAGATGGACAATATGACTATCTGATCATAGGAAATCTAGACAATGCCACGAGCATCGGCCAACAGAAGTACTTCACGAAAAACGATCAAAGATACTTGGGTTCCGGCACATGGGAGAACAAAGGCGGTCTTGTCACTATGATCTATGCTCTGAAGAGTCTCAAGTACTCCCGACTCCTCAAGAAGGCCAAAATAGGAATATTGTTGACTACTGACGATTCACAGCACGGCATCTATTCAAAGGATATCATCAAACTAAAATCGGAGTCCGCGAAAACGGTGCTGGGACTTCATGGTGCCTTTTTAGATGGCGGACTAGTGACATCACGCTCTGGAAGCGCATATTATTCACTTAATTTCGCACTCAAGAGTCAAGTCAACAACTTTGACGTGGCAACCGCGGCCAGCGTTTTCTCCAAAATAATCAGTGACTGGACAAAACTATCCAGTACGGAAGCAGGAATCATCGTCTCACCTCAAAAAATTAAGTTCAACTCCAATATCTCCGAGCCTTTTGTCCACGGCGAGGTCGGTTTGAGCGTTAGGTACAACAACAGTTCCGATTTTCAGCTACTCGACAGAAACATTCGCAAAGCGATTCCTTACAATAAATACAAGGACACACTTGATTTTCATTTCGAAGGCGGCATGAGAAGGCCACCGATGAAAATGTCAAGCTCCGACCAGGAACTGGTCGATCAGGTAAAGACGCTTTCCAAAAGACTGGACATCAAAATCTGCGAAGAGCACAGATGGAGTTCTGCAGACATTTGTCTTGCGGATCAGGTAAAGCGAAGAATCGACGGATTCGGACCTAATGGAATTAAAAAGACCGATGGCTACGAATACATCTTGAAACATACTATCAATGAAAAAGCCCTGCTTCTTGCCATGCTGTTAGGAAATATCGATTAA
- a CDS encoding ABC transporter substrate-binding protein — protein sequence MKSILNYMIFILCIALILIGCFPSRNIKIGFAGSLTGKSYELGIPAKNGFILAVEHINTQGGINGAKLIPVIKDDESTVETAYVVAQEFIEEDVTFVIGFLTSNMAPVIQEPLSNEQLFL from the coding sequence ATGAAATCGATTTTGAACTATATGATTTTCATACTCTGTATCGCTCTGATCCTTATCGGATGCTTTCCCTCGAGGAATATCAAAATCGGATTTGCAGGAAGTTTGACCGGAAAATCCTACGAATTGGGCATACCGGCTAAGAATGGTTTCATACTGGCAGTAGAACATATCAACACTCAGGGTGGCATTAACGGAGCAAAACTAATTCCTGTCATAAAAGATGATGAAAGTACAGTAGAAACCGCATATGTTGTGGCTCAGGAATTTATTGAGGAAGACGTAACATTCGTCATCGGTTTTTTAACAAGCAATATGGCTCCGGTCATCCAGGAACCTTTGTCAAACGAGCAACTTTTTTTGTGA
- a CDS encoding arsenate reductase family protein codes for MNIQIFGKKKCFETKKAERYFKERRIKFQMIDLIQKGISPGELKSIIQSVGIENLIDKDSPFYEESDIGHTRDPETMFAILLDYTEVLKTPIVRNGKKATVGYQPDIWKAWE; via the coding sequence ATGAACATACAGATATTCGGTAAAAAGAAATGTTTTGAAACAAAAAAAGCAGAGCGATACTTTAAGGAACGACGCATCAAATTTCAAATGATAGACCTCATCCAAAAAGGCATCAGTCCCGGGGAGCTCAAATCGATCATACAGAGCGTAGGAATTGAAAACCTGATCGATAAGGACTCGCCTTTTTATGAAGAAAGCGACATCGGACATACGAGAGATCCTGAAACAATGTTCGCTATTCTTCTTGACTATACCGAAGTGCTGAAAACGCCGATTGTCCGAAATGGAAAAAAGGCTACGGTGGGCTATCAGCCTGACATATGGAAAGCATGGGAATAG
- a CDS encoding redoxin family protein, with product MKRLLGLTIILILIIQMPFASTDSPSTWAKDAIDEVFDKQLLDTRLQGNYQGEITRKDFAYIGVQIYEILTGEKTSVGNGTFTDTTDTYVLRAKNSGIVNGYPDGSYKPDAAIKRDELAVLFVNALNAAGIDVAVNDTTKFSDDSEIETWASASVYIARTYGIVNGVGENRFNPDGTATIEQAILMFKRVNDTFKKVDAGNEGQGGVVSDEYAPDFTLQTLSGETVTLSSLRGKPVVLNFFTSWCPPCLDEMPDIEKLHQENNGNIQFIGVNLTNQDNLSDVRDMIDTLSITFTVVKDEQGKVANDYGIRAIPTSVFIGSDGMVIHTQIGAISYETLKGYVDEMK from the coding sequence ATGAAACGTCTACTTGGTCTTACCATCATCTTGATATTAATCATACAGATGCCATTCGCCTCAACCGATAGTCCTTCGACATGGGCTAAGGACGCGATTGATGAAGTATTTGACAAACAGTTGCTGGACACGCGCCTTCAGGGGAATTATCAGGGTGAAATCACCAGAAAGGATTTTGCCTATATCGGTGTCCAGATCTATGAAATCCTCACCGGTGAAAAAACTTCAGTCGGAAACGGTACCTTTACCGATACGACAGACACCTATGTGCTTAGAGCAAAAAATAGCGGCATTGTAAACGGCTACCCAGATGGAAGTTATAAACCGGACGCTGCTATTAAGCGTGATGAACTAGCCGTACTGTTTGTCAACGCACTTAACGCAGCAGGAATCGATGTCGCTGTGAACGACACTACAAAGTTTAGTGATGACAGCGAAATTGAAACATGGGCGAGTGCTTCCGTTTATATCGCAAGGACATATGGAATCGTGAACGGCGTGGGAGAGAACAGGTTCAATCCTGACGGCACGGCTACGATAGAACAGGCGATCTTGATGTTCAAGCGTGTAAACGACACATTCAAGAAAGTTGACGCAGGAAATGAAGGACAGGGCGGGGTCGTTTCTGACGAGTATGCACCCGATTTCACTTTGCAGACCTTATCGGGTGAAACCGTGACCTTATCCTCTTTAAGAGGAAAACCGGTGGTACTCAATTTTTTCACAAGCTGGTGTCCGCCATGTCTTGATGAGATGCCGGATATTGAAAAGCTGCATCAAGAAAACAACGGCAATATTCAATTTATCGGTGTCAACTTGACAAATCAGGACAACTTAAGTGATGTTAGGGATATGATCGACACGCTCTCGATAACCTTTACGGTGGTAAAAGACGAGCAGGGGAAAGTAGCGAATGATTATGGCATAAGGGCGATTCCGACCTCAGTCTTCATCGGTTCAGATGGGATGGTGATCCATACCCAGATAGGTGCGATCAGCTACGAGACGCTCAAGGGGTATGTGGATGAGATGAAATAG
- a CDS encoding DEAD/DEAH box helicase — MSFYKLGLTYEMVHALESMHISTPTPIQKLSIPTILMGRDLIAEAQTGTGKTLAFLLPVFQKIDVHNPCVQCLVITPTRELALQITEVCEKLTLLKPVNILAAYGGQDVNAQLHKLRGNVQLVIGTPGRILDHLRRKSIDLTSVETFVVDEADQMFHIGFKTEVKDIIKYLPQNRQTLCFSATLSHRVDSFSSRYLTDAVKVTAPKEHMTLDSISQCVLETSNRKKFEHFLMLLDKDPPEKAIIFCRSKIGTQTLYEELLEKTFNVETLHSGLTQAKREYVMQAFKDNRITYLVATDVAARGLDVTGVTHVYNYNLPDDIENYVHRIGRTGRAGKDGVSYIIMTLKDEKRLTAVEEFIGMKIKRISFAQDQPPVAPKVHHHRNPHPSKRKFHHHKKST, encoded by the coding sequence ATGTCATTTTACAAACTCGGGCTTACCTACGAGATGGTGCACGCCCTCGAAAGCATGCATATCAGCACACCGACACCTATTCAGAAACTGAGTATTCCAACCATCTTAATGGGACGCGACCTCATTGCGGAAGCACAGACCGGAACAGGAAAAACCTTGGCCTTCCTGCTACCTGTTTTTCAAAAAATAGATGTGCACAACCCCTGTGTACAGTGTCTTGTCATTACACCGACCCGCGAGCTGGCACTTCAGATAACAGAGGTCTGTGAAAAACTGACACTGCTAAAGCCAGTGAATATTCTAGCTGCCTATGGGGGCCAGGATGTGAACGCACAGCTTCATAAGCTACGCGGCAATGTCCAGCTGGTCATCGGTACTCCTGGACGAATTCTCGATCATCTACGACGTAAATCCATCGATCTTACCTCTGTAGAAACATTTGTCGTCGACGAAGCTGACCAAATGTTTCATATCGGTTTCAAGACTGAAGTAAAAGATATCATCAAATATTTGCCTCAAAACAGACAGACCCTCTGTTTTTCAGCAACACTCAGCCACCGTGTCGATAGCTTTTCAAGCCGATATCTTACAGATGCTGTAAAAGTTACAGCACCCAAGGAGCATATGACGCTTGATTCCATCTCTCAGTGCGTACTTGAGACATCCAACAGAAAAAAATTCGAGCATTTTCTGATGTTGCTCGATAAAGATCCTCCTGAGAAGGCGATCATATTTTGCAGGTCCAAAATTGGCACACAAACCCTTTATGAGGAACTGCTAGAAAAGACCTTCAACGTAGAAACCTTGCACAGCGGGCTGACACAAGCCAAACGAGAATACGTCATGCAGGCTTTCAAGGACAATCGGATCACCTACTTGGTCGCCACCGATGTCGCTGCCAGAGGGCTCGATGTCACAGGGGTCACCCATGTATACAACTATAATCTTCCTGATGACATAGAGAACTATGTTCATCGGATCGGAAGAACGGGACGAGCCGGAAAAGATGGAGTGTCCTATATCATCATGACGCTCAAGGATGAAAAGAGGCTCACAGCAGTAGAAGAGTTCATCGGAATGAAAATTAAGAGAATCTCATTCGCACAGGATCAGCCCCCCGTTGCTCCTAAGGTTCACCACCACAGAAATCCTCATCCATCAAAAAGAAAGTTTCACCATCATAAAAAGAGTACCTAG